From the genome of Nitrosopumilus sp., one region includes:
- a CDS encoding DUF262 domain-containing protein: MNKLEIKISTIAKNSILDIFAIKNKIDLDPVYQRHGDLWTLEKKQLFIDSILTGYDVPKLYLHVLAKSYKIKEEKALYAVIDGKQRLGTIWDFVDNKFPLGELKMEYRGKEYDLTGLFYGDLVSNYPKFVDIFDNYPLPIIAVKTPGDDLDPIEDMFSRLNEATSINSPEKRNAIGGKLVRLIREIAEHSFFQESVKVANKRYQHYEITVRLLFLEYCIRNKEVVDTKKSYLDEFAREFKEKNIDEKIPETVKKVLERMTRIFEFKDKLLGSQARIPIYYLLFREAGYQSMLSNIHRQKIIEFVDAVEQNKVDRAENPKKEKRDLSEYDRLTIQGTNDASSIRTRFKIISKYFGVDSSKIYDL; encoded by the coding sequence ATGAATAAATTGGAAATTAAAATTTCAACAATTGCAAAAAATTCAATTTTGGATATTTTTGCAATAAAAAATAAAATAGATCTAGACCCCGTATATCAAAGACATGGAGATTTATGGACTCTGGAAAAAAAACAACTATTCATCGATTCTATTTTAACAGGATATGATGTCCCAAAATTATACCTTCACGTTTTAGCAAAATCTTACAAAATCAAAGAAGAAAAGGCATTGTATGCCGTGATAGATGGAAAACAACGATTAGGTACAATTTGGGACTTCGTCGATAATAAATTTCCATTAGGAGAATTAAAAATGGAATATCGTGGAAAGGAATATGATTTAACAGGATTATTTTACGGGGATCTGGTATCAAATTATCCAAAATTTGTAGATATTTTTGACAATTATCCTCTTCCAATAATTGCAGTGAAAACTCCTGGAGATGATTTAGATCCGATAGAAGATATGTTTTCAAGATTAAATGAAGCAACATCAATCAATTCTCCTGAAAAAAGAAATGCGATTGGAGGAAAATTAGTCAGATTAATTAGAGAAATTGCCGAACATTCATTTTTTCAAGAATCAGTAAAAGTTGCCAATAAGAGATATCAACATTATGAAATCACAGTACGATTACTATTCTTGGAATATTGCATCAGAAATAAAGAAGTTGTAGATACAAAAAAATCATACTTGGATGAATTTGCACGAGAATTTAAAGAAAAAAATATTGATGAAAAAATTCCTGAGACAGTAAAAAAAGTTCTAGAGAGAATGACAAGAATTTTTGAATTTAAAGATAAATTACTAGGATCACAAGCAAGGATACCGATCTATTATTTACTTTTTAGAGAAGCAGGATATCAAAGTATGCTGAGTAACATCCATAGACAAAAGATCATAGAATTCGTGGATGCTGTAGAACAAAATAAGGTAGACAGGGCAGAAAATCCTAAAAAAGAAAAAAGAGATCTTTCAGAATATGACCGACTAACAATACAAGGAACAAATGACGCAAGTTCTATTAGAACAAGATTTAAAATTATATCAAAATATTTTGGAGTAGATAGTTCAAAAATTTATGATTTATGA
- a CDS encoding FRG domain-containing protein: protein MKYVEEEIHNIAELLTKIETHTNSIKEPIWFRGHAKKDWDLIPSIFRDTKKREIDYLKEFKQDATLLVEPRPRKPYEWLFIMRHNHIPTRLLDWTESPLVATFFAVNDEKHIDEDGALWNLLPLELNRNVDLFENETTLPSFEEDEFLEAYTPEKFASAKPENQRKTLAFLAPRNSNRMQAQLSVFTINHYDKTSIEQIGDGNHLWKYIIPKEAKITLKKELDMLRINYFQLFPELPYIYEKIKG from the coding sequence ATGAAATATGTTGAAGAAGAAATTCACAACATAGCAGAATTATTAACAAAGATTGAAACCCACACAAACTCGATCAAAGAACCCATATGGTTTAGAGGTCATGCAAAAAAGGATTGGGATTTAATTCCATCAATATTTAGAGATACTAAAAAAAGAGAAATAGATTATCTTAAAGAATTCAAACAAGATGCAACTTTATTGGTTGAACCAAGACCCCGAAAACCGTATGAATGGTTATTCATTATGAGACACAATCATATTCCAACAAGATTATTGGATTGGACAGAAAGCCCATTAGTTGCAACATTTTTTGCAGTAAATGATGAAAAACATATTGATGAAGATGGTGCATTGTGGAATCTTCTACCTTTAGAATTAAATCGCAATGTAGATTTATTTGAAAATGAAACAACACTACCCTCATTTGAAGAAGACGAATTTTTAGAAGCATATACTCCAGAAAAATTTGCATCAGCTAAACCTGAGAATCAGAGAAAAACATTAGCGTTTTTGGCACCTAGAAATTCAAATAGAATGCAAGCACAGTTGAGTGTATTCACAATAAATCATTATGATAAAACATCAATTGAGCAGATTGGTGATGGAAATCATTTATGGAAATATATTATACCTAAAGAAGCAAAAATAACTTTAAAAAAAGAATTAGATATGCTGAGGATAAATTATTTTCAACTGTTTCCGGAACTTCCATATATTTATGAAAAAATCAAGGGATGA
- a CDS encoding pentapeptide repeat-containing protein: MSKQVILTKLNLHGGYLEDVDLTTVDLRSANLVGANLVGANLAGASLEGASLKKVNLMGANLAGANLAGASLEGTDLCMSNLTNADFDGANLSTAKNLPTTTNETKKRSKL; this comes from the coding sequence ATGTCAAAACAAGTAATTTTGACTAAATTAAATCTTCATGGAGGATATCTTGAAGACGTAGATCTCACTACAGTAGATCTTAGATCTGCCAATCTAGTAGGTGCCAATCTAGTAGGTGCCAATCTTGCAGGTGCCAGTCTAGAAGGTGCCAGTCTCAAAAAAGTAAATCTCATGGGTGCCAATCTTGCAGGTGCCAATCTTGCAGGTGCCAGTCTAGAAGGTACAGATCTATGCATGTCAAATCTTACTAATGCTGATTTTGATGGAGCAAATCTTAGTACAGCAAAAAATTTACCCACAACCACTAACGAAACCAAAAAAAGATCCAAACTTTAG
- a CDS encoding TIR domain-containing protein yields the protein MYFFLSHSSKDNDIVKGVVSALQKYNVSYWLDSKEIKYGTKIASTIEDGIDNCTHFLLIWSKNAKNSDSTIGVKAEIDLIKTSQYKNIHKIVLKKDDANLPIGLADNKYVRISDENAEEITSKVIEEHRPSLEKQFSDFKNKVVLDYENFKPTKEPMIMNFLKFDGYKHYVSQNYVKMSKEIKIKKDETEEEKIKEEITLTVEKEILEKTPKIIPVVSEYGSGKSSLCHNIMYKLCNLKDTFPIFIPLGDIGQKDERYNYDSFKNIILQYIQKEYHLMISKKEFELEILKGSFIFILDAIDEMSFKTNDEINQNNLEQIIKLSTKNRILLTSRHNYLSENNKKQLINHHDIFIIQEFNESQKSIFLRKKFSQNQIKTIEVDKVIRHHKLEDIAKNPYF from the coding sequence ATGTATTTTTTTCTGTCTCATTCTAGCAAAGATAATGACATTGTAAAAGGCGTGGTCTCCGCTTTACAGAAATACAATGTATCCTATTGGTTGGATAGTAAAGAGATCAAATATGGGACAAAAATTGCAAGTACCATAGAAGATGGAATTGATAATTGTACCCATTTCTTATTGATATGGTCTAAAAATGCAAAGAATTCAGACAGTACAATAGGAGTAAAGGCAGAAATTGATCTGATCAAAACATCACAGTATAAAAATATCCACAAAATAGTATTAAAAAAAGATGATGCCAATTTACCTATAGGATTAGCAGACAACAAGTATGTTAGAATCTCAGATGAAAATGCAGAAGAGATTACATCCAAAGTTATTGAAGAACACAGACCCAGTTTAGAAAAACAGTTCTCAGATTTTAAAAATAAAGTAGTTTTAGACTATGAAAATTTTAAACCAACAAAAGAGCCAATGATTATGAATTTTTTAAAATTTGACGGCTACAAACATTATGTATCACAAAATTATGTTAAGATGTCGAAAGAAATTAAAATTAAAAAAGATGAAACTGAAGAAGAAAAAATTAAAGAAGAGATTACATTAACTGTTGAAAAAGAGATTTTGGAAAAGACTCCAAAAATTATTCCAGTAGTATCAGAATACGGATCCGGAAAATCTTCTCTTTGTCATAATATCATGTACAAATTATGTAATCTCAAAGACACATTTCCAATTTTTATTCCCTTGGGAGACATAGGACAAAAGGATGAGCGTTATAATTATGATTCATTTAAAAATATAATTTTACAATACATTCAAAAGGAATATCATCTAATGATTTCAAAAAAGGAATTTGAACTTGAAATTTTGAAAGGTAGTTTTATTTTTATTTTAGATGCAATTGATGAGATGTCGTTTAAGACCAATGATGAAATAAATCAAAATAACCTGGAACAAATCATAAAACTTTCTACAAAAAACAGAATTCTGTTGACAAGTAGACACAACTATCTTTCAGAAAATAACAAAAAACAACTAATTAACCATCACGACATATTCATTATTCAGGAATTTAATGAATCTCAAAAATCTATTTTTTTGAGAAAGAAGTTTTCTCAAAATCAAATAAAAACAATAGAAGTTGACAAAGTTATTAGACATCATAAACTGGAGGATATTGCAAAAAACCCCTATTTTTAG
- a CDS encoding AAA family ATPase produces the protein MIVDQLSENAEILLDIAEEKPIKDFDKYVNAACAIIKNSKPQYSIGIYGEWGTGKTTMMKGIQKKIKPNDKLVTVWFDAWRYENEEYHAAIPLLKKIAYSIDDNKSDFLSIREKLLTSTRIIGKNILSGIISKYISELDIDRIENELNQKISVLTKHEKNTIYFDGLEEIIKEMKDDSEKKIVIFIDDLDRCSPEKTIQILESTKAFLDIPGFVFVIGLSHDTTAVLIENKYKANNVNGKEYIKKIIQVPFHIQKWNESDTKDLIKHMATKLVLYYKTIVEDENTINKLILTLEKTPEK, from the coding sequence ATTATCGTTGATCAGTTGTCTGAAAATGCAGAAATATTACTAGATATTGCCGAAGAAAAACCCATAAAAGATTTTGACAAATACGTTAATGCAGCATGTGCAATCATTAAAAATTCTAAACCCCAGTACTCCATAGGTATCTACGGCGAATGGGGAACTGGTAAAACCACCATGATGAAAGGAATCCAGAAAAAAATTAAGCCAAATGATAAATTAGTCACAGTTTGGTTTGATGCTTGGAGATACGAGAATGAGGAATATCATGCAGCAATACCCCTATTAAAAAAAATTGCATATTCTATTGATGATAACAAATCAGATTTTCTTTCAATTAGAGAAAAATTACTAACGTCTACAAGAATCATAGGTAAAAATATTCTGTCAGGTATTATTTCAAAATACATTAGTGAATTAGATATAGACAGGATTGAAAACGAACTGAACCAAAAAATTTCAGTTTTAACCAAACATGAAAAAAATACAATATACTTTGATGGCTTAGAGGAAATAATCAAGGAAATGAAAGATGATTCTGAGAAGAAAATAGTCATATTCATAGATGACTTAGACAGATGTTCTCCAGAAAAAACGATTCAAATTCTTGAATCTACAAAAGCATTCTTAGATATCCCAGGATTTGTTTTTGTAATTGGGTTAAGTCATGACACTACTGCGGTTCTAATTGAAAATAAATACAAAGCAAATAATGTTAATGGCAAGGAATACATAAAGAAAATCATTCAAGTTCCCTTTCACATTCAAAAATGGAATGAAAGCGATACCAAGGATTTGATTAAGCATATGGCTACTAAACTTGTGCTATACTACAAAACTATTGTTGAAGATGAAAATACGATAAATAAATTAATTCTAACTCTTGAAAAAACCCCAGAGAAGTAA
- the speB gene encoding agmatinase, with protein sequence MSFLDLYMNKNPMITASDDDSEPVATIFGIPFDSTHSYKPGCRFGPDAIRDSFNNIEIFHPELKVDLENVNIEDLGNTRHTVVASEMIDMVKKITAELVSKQTQMFILGGEHSITYGTYTSFPKDTGYVVFDAHYDLRDEFADIKLSHASYLRRIVEGRGSENILHVGARAFVKEELEFLTENRIKTISDREIRDGKGPSLLKDHVSTFDSIYSSFDLDVLDPAFAPGVGNPEAAGITSRELFDMIHAFEETKVTGADIVELNPYHDNGSTASLAAKIISTLIAMNLYQKNRGH encoded by the coding sequence ATGAGTTTTCTTGATTTATACATGAACAAAAACCCCATGATCACTGCTTCAGACGATGATTCAGAGCCGGTCGCCACGATATTTGGGATTCCTTTTGATTCTACCCACTCATACAAGCCAGGGTGCAGGTTTGGCCCAGATGCTATTCGCGACTCGTTTAACAACATAGAGATTTTTCATCCAGAACTAAAAGTTGATTTGGAAAATGTCAACATAGAAGATTTGGGAAATACGCGACACACTGTTGTTGCATCAGAAATGATCGACATGGTAAAAAAAATCACTGCCGAGCTTGTTTCAAAACAAACTCAGATGTTCATCTTGGGCGGAGAACATTCCATAACCTATGGAACTTACACGAGTTTTCCAAAAGATACGGGATACGTAGTCTTTGACGCGCACTATGATCTACGAGATGAGTTTGCAGACATCAAGTTAAGCCACGCATCATACCTGCGAAGGATTGTCGAGGGAAGGGGATCTGAGAACATATTGCATGTCGGTGCAAGAGCGTTTGTAAAAGAAGAGCTAGAGTTTCTTACAGAAAATAGAATCAAGACAATTTCAGACAGGGAAATTAGGGATGGAAAGGGTCCAAGTCTTCTAAAGGATCACGTATCCACTTTTGACAGCATTTATTCCAGCTTTGATCTTGACGTGTTAGATCCTGCCTTTGCACCAGGTGTGGGAAATCCAGAAGCTGCAGGCATTACTTCAAGGGAACTATTTGACATGATTCACGCGTTTGAGGAGACAAAAGTTACAGGTGCGGATATTGTGGAGCTTAATCCGTATCACGATAACGGCTCTACTGCATCCCTTGCAGCAAAAATTATTTCTACTTTGATTGCGATGAATCTGTATCAAAAAAATAGAGGACACTAA
- a CDS encoding threonine--tRNA ligase: MRILQLHCDHIEYTPTKKEIKSAEDIENPQTQRLEEIVVAFVAIEDGDDSSVAQNAISQIKNSMEKIGCKKLLLYPYAHLSSNLAKPSVAMNLLNEMESGASDLDVSHSPFGWTKSYKIQVKGHPLAESSKVVTKDSSDSKPDEEITSDALKGESKIRSYWKILSPDGTMTNIGDFDFSKNKKLEILAKYESAKIRKVDQPPPHVALMKKMGISDYEPASDSGNMRFYPNGRLIKSLIERYVTDRVKEYGGYEVETPIMYDSEHPSMVSYFNRFPARQYNIDSEGKKLFLRFAACFGQFLMANQYQLSYKNLPYKLYELTRYSFRREQSGELVGLRRLRAFTMPDCHAFCKDIDQAINEIKVRFDLSQSVLRNLGINENDYEMAIRFTEDFYNENKSAVEELVKKHGRPVLVEMWKEKFFYFVLKWELNFVDSLGKASALSTDQIDVENGERYGIDFVDENNVKQRPIILHNSPSGAIERVIYVLLEKAARDAYEGKKPQFPLWLAPTQVRIIPLKEEFNDFTEKLSSRISEKSIRVDVDDRNESIGKRIREAEKEWIRYILVIGEKEAGSQNLSIRDRQTGSVRELSFDEFISEINEQTNGKPTTGLNLPKYLSKRPKLMV, translated from the coding sequence ATGCGCATATTGCAACTTCATTGTGATCATATTGAATATACACCTACAAAAAAAGAGATAAAGTCAGCTGAAGACATTGAAAATCCTCAAACTCAAAGACTTGAGGAGATCGTAGTTGCATTTGTTGCAATAGAAGACGGCGACGATTCATCAGTTGCCCAAAATGCGATATCACAGATAAAAAATTCAATGGAAAAAATTGGCTGTAAAAAATTATTGCTATACCCGTATGCACATCTGAGTTCCAACCTTGCAAAACCATCAGTTGCGATGAATTTACTCAATGAGATGGAAAGCGGGGCCTCAGACCTTGACGTGTCTCATTCTCCGTTTGGTTGGACAAAGTCCTACAAGATTCAAGTAAAAGGACATCCTCTAGCTGAAAGTTCAAAGGTAGTTACAAAGGATTCTTCAGATTCAAAACCAGATGAAGAAATTACATCCGATGCGCTAAAAGGAGAGTCAAAAATTCGCTCATATTGGAAAATACTTTCCCCGGACGGAACGATGACAAACATCGGAGATTTTGATTTTTCTAAAAATAAAAAATTAGAAATTTTGGCAAAATACGAGTCAGCAAAGATACGTAAAGTGGATCAGCCTCCACCCCATGTCGCATTAATGAAGAAGATGGGAATATCCGATTACGAACCTGCATCAGATTCAGGAAACATGCGGTTTTATCCAAACGGCAGACTGATCAAATCCCTGATTGAACGATATGTCACTGACAGAGTAAAAGAGTACGGCGGATACGAGGTAGAGACTCCGATCATGTATGATTCAGAGCATCCCAGCATGGTCAGCTACTTCAACAGATTTCCTGCAAGGCAGTACAACATTGATTCAGAAGGGAAAAAACTCTTCTTGAGGTTTGCCGCATGCTTTGGTCAATTCCTAATGGCCAATCAATATCAATTGTCATACAAAAATTTGCCATACAAACTCTACGAGCTTACTCGTTACAGCTTTAGACGAGAGCAGTCAGGTGAGCTAGTAGGGCTAAGACGTCTAAGGGCATTTACAATGCCGGATTGCCACGCATTTTGCAAAGACATTGACCAGGCAATTAATGAGATAAAGGTCAGATTTGATCTCTCTCAAAGCGTTCTTCGCAACCTTGGAATCAACGAGAATGATTACGAGATGGCAATTAGATTTACAGAGGACTTTTACAATGAAAACAAATCCGCAGTGGAGGAACTAGTCAAAAAGCACGGAAGACCAGTTCTAGTTGAAATGTGGAAGGAGAAGTTCTTTTACTTTGTTTTAAAATGGGAACTCAATTTTGTAGACAGTCTTGGAAAGGCATCAGCGCTATCAACAGACCAAATTGACGTTGAAAACGGAGAAAGATACGGGATAGACTTTGTCGACGAGAACAATGTAAAACAACGTCCAATCATCTTGCATAACTCCCCAAGCGGGGCAATTGAGAGAGTAATTTACGTATTGCTTGAAAAGGCTGCAAGGGATGCCTATGAGGGTAAAAAGCCGCAATTTCCACTATGGCTAGCACCAACTCAGGTTAGAATAATACCACTAAAGGAAGAATTCAACGACTTTACTGAAAAATTAAGCAGTAGAATTTCTGAAAAGAGCATTCGGGTTGACGTTGATGACAGAAATGAAAGCATCGGAAAAAGAATTCGCGAGGCAGAAAAAGAATGGATACGATATATTTTGGTAATTGGTGAAAAGGAAGCTGGCTCTCAAAATCTCAGCATTCGGGACAGGCAGACTGGATCTGTTCGAGAATTATCTTTTGATGAATTCATATCAGAGATCAATGAGCAGACAAACGGCAAGCCAACTACTGGATTGAATTTGCCAAAATATCTCTCAAAGAGACCAAAGCTCATGGTATAG
- a CDS encoding pentapeptide repeat-containing protein: protein MNPSDVFRKRNLSKVNFDYEDLIGRDLSDSNMKGVILKNRDIHNADLSCTDLSEADLSGSILFYVKLRGSDMRHANISNAKLWDAELYGANLQGADIRGADLFYADLRNADLSGANLGGVNMRHANFTGAILTSTNFTDANYDSHTLDTVSDYARIALKKQGNPW, encoded by the coding sequence ATGAATCCATCAGATGTCTTTAGAAAGCGAAATCTCTCAAAAGTTAACTTTGATTATGAGGATTTGATTGGCAGAGACTTGTCAGACTCTAACATGAAAGGAGTCATTCTCAAAAATAGGGACATACACAATGCGGATCTGAGCTGTACAGATCTAAGTGAGGCGGATCTGAGCGGGTCTATCTTGTTTTATGTAAAATTGAGGGGTTCTGACATGAGGCATGCAAACATATCAAACGCAAAATTGTGGGATGCTGAATTATACGGTGCAAATTTGCAAGGTGCTGATATTCGTGGGGCGGATCTATTTTATGCGGATTTAAGAAATGCGGATCTTAGCGGTGCAAATTTGGGCGGGGTGAACATGAGGCATGCAAACTTTACAGGTGCGATTCTTACGTCCACAAATTTTACAGATGCAAACTATGATTCTCATACTTTGGATACTGTTTCAGACTATGCCCGGATTGCATTAAAAAAGCAAGGCAATCCGTGGTAG
- a CDS encoding deoxyhypusine synthase, which yields MDPHKFHGKDIPHIKLDPKMTIEDLVDVFASSGYNGRQLGDAAKLYAKMIQDGATICLTISGAMTPVGFGGIVKSLIERGFVDWIVTTGANVYHEDHFAWGLPVKQGSFDVDDMKLYENEIVRIRDVFIKFNETLEAQDILVQEMFKDDFTDKPFTTAEFCNLMGKISKEKAKHPEKSFIVSAYDYDVPVYISTIKDSSLALNLAVHRLANKTYSLDFVKEILEQAAIVYDSTKSGILELGGGVPKNTAQQTGPLLDQILRRNDGGQDYIIQVTDARPDTGGLSGATLQEGKSWGKVQDAHDGMVTVYADATIAFPILALYVLSNQTTRKPKRLYAKLDDLYKKLSDDYFENPDSDINKLKKKD from the coding sequence ATGGATCCGCACAAGTTTCACGGCAAAGACATCCCTCACATAAAACTCGATCCAAAAATGACTATTGAGGATCTGGTTGACGTCTTTGCAAGTTCTGGATATAACGGCAGACAGCTTGGTGATGCTGCAAAGCTGTATGCAAAAATGATTCAGGACGGTGCGACAATCTGCCTAACAATTTCAGGTGCGATGACGCCTGTTGGTTTTGGAGGCATTGTCAAGTCTCTTATTGAAAGAGGGTTTGTGGATTGGATTGTTACTACGGGGGCTAACGTGTATCATGAAGATCATTTTGCGTGGGGGCTTCCGGTCAAACAAGGAAGTTTTGACGTGGATGACATGAAACTATATGAAAATGAAATTGTTCGAATACGCGACGTATTCATAAAGTTCAATGAAACGCTAGAAGCCCAAGATATTTTAGTTCAGGAAATGTTTAAGGATGATTTTACGGACAAGCCGTTTACTACTGCAGAATTTTGTAATTTAATGGGCAAGATAAGCAAAGAAAAAGCAAAACATCCGGAGAAAAGTTTCATAGTGTCCGCGTACGACTATGATGTTCCAGTATACATCTCTACGATAAAAGACTCGTCGCTGGCATTGAATCTTGCAGTTCACCGACTGGCAAACAAGACGTACAGCTTGGATTTTGTAAAGGAGATACTTGAGCAAGCTGCGATAGTCTACGATTCCACAAAATCAGGAATTCTAGAATTGGGTGGCGGCGTGCCGAAGAATACGGCACAGCAGACTGGACCTCTTTTGGATCAAATATTGAGAAGAAATGACGGGGGACAGGATTACATCATACAGGTTACAGATGCACGTCCAGATACGGGAGGGCTGTCAGGTGCAACACTGCAGGAAGGAAAAAGCTGGGGCAAAGTCCAAGACGCCCATGACGGGATGGTGACAGTTTATGCTGATGCGACAATTGCATTTCCGATACTGGCATTGTACGTTCTTAGTAACCAGACAACAAGAAAGCCAAAAAGGCTATATGCAAAACTAGATGATTTGTACAAAAAACTTAGTGACGATTATTTTGAAAATCCTGACAGTGATATAAACAAATTAAAAAAGAAAGACTAA
- a CDS encoding MarR family transcriptional regulator, with protein MGGAKKPTAGNKDKSAGSKDTKKKKDKGESGPKKAEIVVMVNEKQAMRVIQNSKVITVQDLARQTGVKISAANAFLKESTSKGIVKRVGGYSGHHLYQAVSS; from the coding sequence ATGGGTGGAGCAAAAAAGCCAACAGCAGGAAACAAAGACAAGTCTGCAGGTTCCAAAGATACCAAGAAAAAGAAAGACAAAGGTGAGAGCGGTCCAAAGAAAGCCGAGATCGTAGTTATGGTAAATGAAAAACAAGCAATGAGAGTTATACAAAATTCTAAAGTCATTACAGTTCAAGATCTTGCAAGACAGACAGGTGTTAAAATTTCTGCAGCAAATGCGTTCTTGAAAGAATCTACTAGCAAGGGAATTGTAAAAAGGGTTGGTGGATATTCAGGCCATCACTTGTATCAGGCAGTTTCCTCATAG
- a CDS encoding DNA-directed RNA polymerase subunit K, whose protein sequence is MSNVNETGVSEPAQTEEVLDLEPEENAGLNKALETYRKLIDRKDLVEPLSEKEQEHLEKKIKEIEERDVIETIVEHDAVEIPCEQGKITIGAPTLTRFEKARIMGARALQLSLGAPPFIPIPKSARISLDISMEEFEQRVIPITIRRVLPNGDYQNIPIDYFEK, encoded by the coding sequence TTGTCTAATGTCAATGAAACTGGTGTTTCTGAACCCGCACAAACTGAAGAAGTTTTAGACTTGGAACCTGAAGAAAATGCTGGACTAAACAAGGCATTAGAGACTTATCGAAAACTGATTGATAGAAAAGATTTGGTCGAGCCGCTTTCTGAAAAAGAGCAAGAGCATCTTGAAAAGAAAATCAAAGAGATTGAAGAAAGAGATGTAATTGAAACGATTGTGGAACATGATGCAGTAGAAATCCCTTGTGAACAAGGTAAGATTACAATTGGAGCACCAACGTTGACAAGATTTGAGAAAGCAAGGATAATGGGTGCAAGAGCATTACAATTGTCATTGGGGGCTCCACCGTTTATTCCGATTCCAAAGAGTGCAAGAATTTCACTAGATATTTCAATGGAAGAATTCGAACAACGAGTCATTCCAATTACAATCCGAAGGGTTCTTCCAAACGGGGATTATCAAAACATACCCATTGATTATTTTGAAAAATGA